The sequence GAACTATTAATAATACTTGATGGCATCGGTGAAGTTGAACTAGAGGGTCTCGGTCGGCAGAGAATTCAGAAAGGTTGTGTCGCTTACATTCCTCCCGCTACCCAACACAATGTATTCAACGTTGGCACTCATCCGCTTCGTTACTTATGGATTGTCTCACGGGTGCAGTAGCTGGAATGTCGAAAAGCCATTTTGCGCCTGTAGCTGGCAGCACAAACCACGACACTCCCTTTATTGATAAGGATTATTGTGGTCGTTCCGTTGTTTTTGCCGCGAGATAATTTGTCGTTTGATATCGGCAAAAACAACGGCGTGGTTTGTGAATACGTTAGCTGAAATTACGCCAAGCCTTTGATAAGATGTAAAATGAAATA comes from Elusimicrobiota bacterium and encodes:
- a CDS encoding cupin domain-containing protein, with product MLDGIGEVELEGLGRQRIQKGCVAYIPPATQHNVFNVGTHPLRYLWIVSRVQ